In Elaeis guineensis isolate ETL-2024a chromosome 1, EG11, whole genome shotgun sequence, a genomic segment contains:
- the LOC105037623 gene encoding uncharacterized protein yields MQARQLKQRGDLLIMELAAATGGAEDTKGCSRGHWRPSEDEKLRQLVEEYGPQNWNLIAEKLRGRSGKSCRLRWFNQLDPRINRRPFTEEEEERLLAAHRVHGNKWAFIARLFPGRTDNAVKNHWHVIMARRQRERSRIFSKRYCRNPLLDACSNTNTAHQGESDSRPPTKDRIFKLSPLSSSPSMAFSGSTKSSSLRDNSGAKRMDYYNRFNVLESFHSTNRCLFSYHCTNQNFSAPGQANKKPFVGFTSVNDGCVGKDSDESEIIRVGDNMIQFVNIRADDEQEQEDEPMRHKDVPFIDFLGVGIAS; encoded by the exons ATGCAAGCTAGGCAGCTTAAACAAAGAGGAGATTTGCTAATCATGGAGTTAGCAGCGGCCACCGGAGGAGCTGAAGACACCAAGGGGTGCAGCCGAGGTCATTGGAGGCCTAGTGAGGATGAGAAGCTACGACAGCTTGTCGAGGAGTATGGACCTCAGAATTGGAACTTGATCGCTGAGAAGCTTCGAGGAAGATCAG GAAAGAGCTGTAGATTGAGATGGTTTAACCAACTTGATCCTAGGATCAACAGAAGACCATTcacagaagaagaggaagagaggctccTCGCAGCCCACCGGGTTCATGGCAACAAGTGGGCTTTCATAGCACGGCTCTTCCCTGGTAGGACTGATAATGCTGTGAAGAACCATTGGCATGTGATCATGGCTCGCAGACAAAGAGAGAGGTCCAGGATCTTTTCCAAAAGATACTGTCGGAATCCCCTTCTTGATGCTTGCTCCAACACCAACACCGCACATCAAGGAGAGAGTGACTCGAGGCCTCCGACAAAAGATAGGATCTTCAAGTTATCACCTTTGAGTTCATCCCCTTCAATGGCCTTCTCTGGATCAACCAAATCATCATCACTACGTGACAATTCTGGTGCAAAGAGAATGGATTACTATAATCGCTTCAATGTTCTTGAGAGCTTTCATTCGACCAACCGGTGTCTTTTCTCTTACCACTGCACCAATCAGAATTTCAGTGCACCAGGACAGGCTAACAAGAAACCATTTGTGGGATTCACCTCTGTGAATGATGGTTGTGTTGGCAAGGATTCAGACGAGTCTGAAATAATTAGAGTCGGCGATAATATGATTCAGTTTGTGAATATTAGAGCGGATGATGAGCAAGAACAGGAAGACGAGCCAATGAGACACAAGGATGTTCCCTTCATAGACTTCTTAGGTGTGGGTATTGCCTCATGA
- the LOC105037614 gene encoding probable polygalacturonase, translating to MDVPERPWLPKKPWLGVTRPSWVMILIAITLLGLSWLQMSPTRPVGVATPPASGDAGAAPVEHPSSSCSGFYRPGGGRRVVCSIEEFGGVGDGTTSNTDAFRRAVEHLKAFADEGGSQLTVPRGRWLTGSFNLTSNFTLYLEEGAIILGSQDPKEWPLIEPLPSYGRGRERLGARYISLIHGDGLSDVVITGQNGSIDGQGRMWWELWWNRTLKHTRGHLLELMNSHNILISNLTFINSPFWTIHPVYCSNVVVKNVTILAPLNAPNTDGIDPDSSSNVCIEDCYIESGDDLVAIKSGWDQYGIAMAYPSSNIVVRRVSGTTPTCSGIGFGSEMSGGISNVLVEDLHVWNSAAAVRLKTDRGRGGYISNITIANVTMERVKIPIRFSRGSNDHADEGYDPKAVPRINGVYIKNVVGIGVGKAPVLEGIEGTIYEKICFRNVSLGRLSPKARWHCEFVAGEAYDVFPTPCQQLKNNGSSSWCRYS from the exons ATGGACGTCCCGGAGAGACCATGGCTTCCCAAGAAGCCATGGCTTGGCGTCACGAGACCTTCATGGGTTATGATACTGATAGCCATCACCCTTCTGGGGCTGTCATGGCTCCAGATGAGTCCGACGAGGCCGGTGGGGGTCGCAACCCCTCCGGCCTCTGGAGACGCCGGTGCCGCGCCTGTGGAACACCCGAGCAGCAGCTGCTCGGGTTTCTACCGGCCCGGCGGGGGGAGGAGGGTGGTTTGCTCGATAGAGGAATTTGGCGGCGTGGGGGACGGGACGACGTCGAACACCGACGCGTTTCGAAGGGCGGTGGAGCACCTGAAGGCCTTCGCCGATGAGGGCGGGTCGCAGCTGACCGTGCCTCGGGGAAGGTGGCTCACCGGCAGCTTCAACCTGACGAGCAACTTCACCCTCTACTTGGAGGAGGGTGCAATTATTTTGGGATCACAG GATCCAAAAGAGTGGCCTCTGATAGAGCCATTGCCATCCTATGGGCGTGGAAGAGAGAGGTTAGGAGCACGCTACATTAGCCTCATCCATGGAGATGGCCTCAGTGATGTTGTCATCACGG GACAGAATGGGAGCATTGATGGACAAGGGAGGATGTGGTGGGAGCTGTGGTGGAATAGAACTCTGAAACACACTAGGGGACACCTTCTTGAGCTAATGAATTCACACAACATCCTCATATCCAACCTCACCTTCATCAACTCTCCATTTTGGACAATCCATCCAGTCTATTGCAG CAACGTGGTGGTAAAAAATGTAACCATACTGGCACCACTTAATGCTCCAAATACTGATGGCATTGATCCAG ACTCGAGCTCAAATGTGTGCATTGAAGACTGTTACATTGAGAGCGGGGATGACCTGGTTGCCATAAAGAGTGGCTGGGACCAGTATGGGATCGCCATGGCCTATCCTAGCTCAAACATTGTTGTTCGCAGGGTCTCCGGCACAACTCCGACTTGCTCAGGGATTGGATTTGGAAGTGAAATGTCTGGTGGAATATCCAACGTCTTGGTGGAAGACCTGCATGTCTGGAATTCAGCAGCAGCAGTGAGACTGAAGACTGACAGAGGGAGGGGTGGATACATTTCCAACATCACAATTGCTAATGTGACCATGGAAAGGGTTAAGATTCCCATAAGATTTAGCAGAGGCTCTAATGATCATGCTGATGAAGGTTATGACCCAAAGGCCGTTCCTAGAATAAATGGTGTTTACATTAAAAATGTAGTCGGCATCGGCGTAGGGAAGGCGCCGGTTCTGGAAGGCATTGAGGGAACAATATATGAAAAGATATGCTTCAGAAATGTTAGCTTAGGGAGGTTAAGCCCTAAGGCCAGATGGCATTGTGAGTTTGTTGCTGGAGAAGCTTATGATGTGTTCCCAACGCCATGTCAACAGCTTAAGAACAATGGTTCTTCATCTTGGTGCAGATACTCCTAG